The Geothrix sp. genome window below encodes:
- a CDS encoding HEAT repeat domain-containing protein, translated as MNDFLQLAQSLTLALKALQMYTAAHPRTQESLAASHRVLDRWLATQERLQFIVSGAKAFADGVVQDARNPHVAALVRSVSERGVSGFVFERGVTQEECLTFLQGLATKPQKLEEVGGLEAFLCHAGVLHIRVSQTRYQEVHEGEEGAREDQAPAFNPAPPASSEDPLMRAIREALLSALAPPGSGPRAPGVRAGLGAGPGPSGEGGVGFLRRLQSGELGGLEPAGEEGAGFLRGFQAADLSGLGPLGYELGLGDGQPTPAQLGILRQVLMGMEPEMQLSLLAGLASLPDHPAGLALAVKALAGEILAVATSSILAKGASWHHLRGPLEDILRPLPDREALVRALSSHLRSSGLDASQAEALLRRLDWEALSIEAKLVKVLEEGHLFELTLDQRLAFLRELLDLHRFDAFLRVQEVLLETLRNDRAEIRMNAAQTLAGIARWIQDPGLPPGGEGPLAEALRAHFAWEPDPPVHRWTAGGLEAMASAQVRRGDLRHLIADIQALEGLCAFLEEQQPWRNQALERLRGSLAEPEMLAAAANHIFDADRHRVVHEVYPYLEFVGAPMARHLVSMLGDENERTRRGRLVEAVRNLGPLSLPPLTEALSSPAWYLVRNTLALLSDLGNAGSVPAIAPILRHPEPRVRRAAVRALWKLGGPASEPHLVARMKDTDPETLQEILFALGQLRSEGSVAPVAEIAQDKRILEPLRVQAITTLGQIASPKAQPVLADLVRRRGFFASVEPHDIRLAAARALWSLGTAEAQELLRHMVEAEPRGEDREALREILKHPVTP; from the coding sequence CGCCCTGGTCCGGTCGGTCTCGGAGCGGGGCGTCAGCGGGTTCGTCTTCGAACGGGGCGTGACCCAGGAGGAGTGCCTCACCTTCCTCCAGGGCCTGGCCACCAAACCCCAGAAGCTCGAGGAGGTGGGCGGATTGGAAGCCTTCCTCTGCCATGCGGGCGTCCTGCATATCCGGGTCTCCCAGACCCGCTACCAGGAAGTGCATGAAGGCGAGGAGGGCGCCCGGGAGGACCAGGCCCCGGCCTTCAACCCCGCCCCGCCCGCCTCTTCCGAAGATCCCCTGATGAGGGCCATTCGCGAGGCGCTGCTCTCCGCCCTCGCCCCTCCCGGCAGCGGCCCCCGCGCGCCTGGGGTCAGGGCTGGCCTTGGGGCAGGCCCCGGTCCCTCTGGTGAGGGTGGGGTCGGGTTCCTCCGCAGGCTCCAGTCCGGCGAGCTGGGCGGACTCGAACCGGCCGGCGAGGAAGGAGCCGGCTTCCTTCGCGGGTTCCAGGCCGCGGATCTGAGCGGACTCGGCCCCCTGGGGTACGAGCTGGGCCTGGGAGACGGCCAACCCACGCCCGCCCAGCTCGGCATCCTCCGCCAGGTCCTGATGGGCATGGAACCCGAGATGCAGCTGAGCCTCCTCGCCGGCCTGGCTTCGCTCCCGGATCACCCCGCCGGCCTGGCCCTGGCCGTGAAGGCCCTGGCGGGCGAGATCCTGGCCGTGGCCACCAGTTCCATTCTTGCGAAGGGCGCCTCCTGGCACCACCTCCGGGGCCCGCTGGAGGACATCCTCCGGCCCCTGCCGGACCGGGAAGCCCTGGTGCGGGCCCTGTCGTCGCACCTGCGGAGCTCAGGCCTGGATGCCAGCCAGGCCGAGGCCCTCCTCCGACGGCTGGACTGGGAGGCCCTCTCCATTGAGGCCAAGCTGGTGAAGGTCCTCGAAGAGGGCCATCTCTTCGAGCTGACCCTCGATCAGCGCTTGGCTTTCCTGCGGGAACTCCTGGACCTTCACCGCTTCGATGCCTTCCTCCGGGTGCAGGAAGTGCTCCTGGAGACCCTGCGGAACGACCGGGCCGAGATCCGCATGAACGCCGCCCAGACCCTGGCCGGCATCGCCCGCTGGATCCAGGATCCCGGCCTTCCCCCCGGCGGCGAGGGTCCTCTGGCGGAAGCCCTTCGCGCCCACTTCGCCTGGGAACCGGATCCCCCCGTCCACCGCTGGACCGCCGGGGGACTGGAAGCGATGGCCTCGGCCCAGGTCCGGCGCGGGGACCTGCGGCACCTGATCGCCGACATCCAGGCCCTCGAGGGCCTGTGTGCCTTCCTGGAGGAGCAGCAGCCCTGGCGGAACCAGGCCCTGGAACGCCTGCGCGGCTCCCTCGCGGAACCCGAGATGCTGGCGGCCGCGGCGAACCACATCTTCGACGCCGATCGGCATCGCGTGGTCCACGAGGTGTATCCCTACCTCGAGTTCGTGGGCGCGCCCATGGCCCGGCACCTCGTGTCCATGCTGGGCGATGAGAACGAGCGCACCCGCCGCGGCCGCCTGGTAGAGGCAGTACGGAACCTCGGTCCCCTGTCCCTTCCCCCCCTGACCGAGGCCCTGAGCTCCCCGGCCTGGTACCTGGTGAGGAATACCCTCGCCCTGCTGTCGGATCTGGGGAATGCGGGCTCCGTGCCCGCCATCGCGCCCATCCTCCGGCACCCGGAACCGCGCGTCCGCCGCGCGGCGGTGCGGGCCCTCTGGAAGCTGGGCGGACCCGCCTCGGAGCCGCACCTGGTGGCGCGCATGAAGGACACGGACCCCGAGACGCTTCAGGAGATCCTCTTTGCGCTGGGCCAACTGCGCTCGGAAGGCAGCGTGGCTCCCGTCGCCGAGATCGCCCAGGACAAGCGCATCCTCGAGCCGCTCCGGGTGCAGGCCATCACCACCCTGGGTCAGATCGCCTCCCCCAAGGCCCAGCCGGTGCTGGCCGACCTCGTGCGGCGCCGGGGCTTTTTCGCCAGCGTGGAGCCCCACGACATCCGCCTCGCCGCCGCCCGGGCCCTGTGGTCCCTGGGAACCGCCGAGGCGCAGGAACTCCTCCGCCACATGGTCGAGGCCGAGCCGCGGGGTGAGGACCGGGAGGCCCTCCGGGAAATCCTCAAGCACCCGGTGACGCCGTGA
- a CDS encoding ATP-binding protein, which produces MTHLEAHPDPRQLLEAFEAFTAASEHLQARYEALQVQLGQLQGELQTVLEAVPFAIWVLGEDGSLRFTNRPQGLDGRFLQGPMPWEPGSPGGQRRFKTAEGREQIFEEERRSAPHGGAIVTLRDVTEAVFRAQQATREDRLAAMGRMAAELAHEIRNPLGSLALFSGMLVEDLQDQEGPLELARKMQEGVGRLNRVVGNTLAFSRDLQPKRVSIPLRAFWEEALRSATLAEAVPWDNRIPESATWEGDSDLLRQVAQNLLQNATRALEDAEHPRLTLAAFEEPLEGRHCWHLTLMDNGCGIPAETLSRVFDPFFSTFGGGTGLGLAVCHRIVVAHDGLLFIESQVGRGTTVHLRLAAATLP; this is translated from the coding sequence GTGACCCACCTCGAGGCGCACCCCGATCCCCGCCAGCTCCTGGAGGCCTTCGAGGCCTTTACCGCCGCCTCGGAACACCTGCAGGCCCGCTACGAAGCGCTCCAGGTTCAGCTCGGCCAGCTCCAGGGCGAGCTGCAGACCGTGCTGGAAGCCGTCCCCTTCGCCATCTGGGTGCTGGGGGAGGATGGCTCGCTCCGCTTCACCAACCGGCCGCAGGGACTCGACGGCCGCTTCCTCCAGGGCCCCATGCCCTGGGAACCCGGCAGTCCGGGCGGGCAGCGGCGCTTCAAGACGGCCGAGGGGCGGGAGCAGATCTTCGAGGAGGAGCGCCGTTCGGCCCCGCACGGCGGCGCCATCGTCACCCTGCGGGATGTCACCGAAGCCGTGTTCCGCGCCCAGCAGGCCACCCGGGAGGATCGCCTCGCCGCCATGGGTCGGATGGCCGCCGAGCTCGCCCACGAGATCCGGAACCCCCTGGGGAGCCTGGCCCTCTTTTCCGGAATGCTCGTCGAGGACCTCCAAGATCAGGAGGGCCCCCTGGAGCTCGCCCGCAAGATGCAGGAGGGCGTGGGCCGCCTGAACCGCGTGGTGGGGAACACGCTCGCGTTCAGCCGGGATCTCCAACCCAAGCGCGTGTCCATCCCGCTCCGCGCCTTCTGGGAGGAGGCGCTGCGGAGTGCGACGCTGGCCGAAGCCGTCCCCTGGGACAACCGGATCCCGGAGTCCGCCACCTGGGAGGGGGATTCCGACCTGCTGCGCCAGGTCGCCCAGAACCTGCTCCAAAACGCCACCCGGGCTCTGGAGGACGCCGAGCATCCCCGGCTCACCCTCGCCGCCTTCGAGGAGCCCCTGGAAGGGCGCCACTGCTGGCACCTGACCCTGATGGACAATGGCTGCGGCATCCCAGCGGAGACCCTGTCGCGGGTATTCGATCCCTTCTTCAGCACCTTTGGCGGGGGCACGGGTCTGGGTCTCGCGGTCTGCCATCGCATCGTCGTGGCCCATGACGGCCTGCTCTTCATCGAGAGCCAGGTGGGCCGGGGCACCACGGTCCATCTGAGGCTGGCGGCGGCCACTCTTCCGTG